A region of the Nocardia asteroides genome:
ATCGGCGGCGGTCTCCACCTCGGCGGCGAGCTTGGCCAGCGCCTCCTCGGAGACATCGAGCGAGCCGAGCCGGCTGCGCGCCTCCTGCGCCCAGGCGAGCACCCCGTCGATGTCGGGTGCGTACTTACGGGTCAGCGTCTTCAGTTCGGCCTGCCGGGTGAGCAGCGAATCCAGGGCTCCCGGGTCTGAAGGCAGGTCGGAGAGGTACCCGCTCAGCTCGGTGGTCACGTCGACCACCACCGCGATGGCATCGGCCAAGCGCGGCGCGAGCGCGACCAGCGCCGGATCGTCGGCGGCCTCGATGCGGGCGCGCGCGGCGCCGAGCGCTTCCAGCGCGCCGGAACCGTCTTCGGGTGCGTCGGCCGCTCCGGCGAGCGCACCGTGAGCGGTGGCCGCCGCGTCTCGCAGCGAATCCAGATCGCTGAGCCTGCGCACCTCGTCGACGATGCGCACGTCTTCGCCGGGTTCGGGCGCGACGGCGTCGATTTCGTTCAACGAGTGCTTGAGCCGATCGGCCTCGAGGGCCAATTCCCTGCTGCGCGCGGTCCGTTCGAGCAGTTCGGTGCGGGCGTCGAGCCACGATCGGCGCAGCACCTGGTACTTGCGCAGCAGAGCACTCACCGTGTCGCCCGCGAATCGGTCCAGCGCCGACAACTGCAGCTCGGGGCGCTGCAAACGCAGCTGATCGTTCTGGCCGTGCACGGTCAGCAACGGCGCCGTGAAGTCGGCCAGCACCGAGGCCGGGACGCCGCGGCCGCCGAGATGGGCACGGGAGCGTCCATCGCTGCCGACCGTGCGGATCGCGATGACGCTGCCGTCGTCGTCCTGCTCGGCCGCGGCCGCTTCGAGCACCTGCGCGACCTCGGCACGGGCGGCTTCGTTGACGTCGTCGACGGTGAAGCGGCCCTCCACCACGGCGCGGGACGCGCCGAGCCGCACGCGGCCCGCGTCCGCGCGGGCGCCGCTGAGCAGATGCAGGCTGGTCACCACCATCGTCTTGCCCGCGCCGGTCTCGCCGGTCAGGCAGGTCAGGCCCGCATGGAATTGCGCGGTCGCCTTGGAAATGACGCCAAGGCCGTCAATCCTGATCTCTGTCAGCACTCGTGCTCTCCGTTCGCCGTCGGCCACGCCAGCCTGTCACGGGCAATTGGAACTTCCGCACCATCCGGTCGGCGAACGGTGCGGAGTCCAGCCGCACCCAGCGCACCGGTTCGGCGCCGCGAAACGCCTCGACCCGGCCCCCGCTGGGCAGTGCGAGCGTGCGCCTGCCGTCCAGGAAAACTATCGCATCGTGACCTGTCGCCACGGACTCGACCGCGATCCGCGAATCCGGGCTGGTGACCAGCGGGCGCGCGAACAAAGCATGGGCATTGCTCGGAATCACGAGCAACGCTTCCAGTTCCGGCCACACCACAGGACCGCCCGCGGAGAAGGCGTAGGCGGTCGATCCGGTCGGCGTCGCGATGAGGATGCCGTCGCAGCCGAAGGCCGACACCGGCCGGCCGTCGACCTCCAGCACCACTTCCAGCACGCCCATGCGGGAAGCGTTCTCGATGCTCGCCTCGTTCAACGCCCAACCGCTGTCGGTGATCTCGTCGTCGACCCGGACCGTGACGTCGATCGTCATCCGATGCTCGATCGTGTAGTCGCGCCGGACCACCTGTGCGAGCGCATCGTCCAGATGCTCGGCCTCCGCCTCGGTGAGAAAACCGATGCGGCCGAGGTTGATACCGAGCACCGGCACCGTTGCCGGGCGCGCCAACTCGGCGGCGCGCAGAAAGGTTCCGTCGCCACCGAGCGCGAGCACCATCTCGCAACCGACCGCGGCCTGCGGGCTGTGTTCGACCACGCACACCGGATAGCCTCCCGGCTCGGCCGCGAATCGCGTGCTGTCCGCCTCGTCGGCGAGCACACGCAGGCAGATGCCCGCGTCGGCGAAGATCTTCGCCACCCGGTGGGCGGTCTCGATGATCTCCGCGCGGCCCGGATGGGACACCAGCAGAATCTCCCGGCCGTGGCGCCGGCCCGGCGCGTTCACTGTGGACCCTCCTCAACCGCACGCTCGACCAGCGCCGCGACCTGTTCGCCGTCGAACTCGACCGGCCCGTCCTTACGCAACCACAAGAAGTATTCGACATTGCCGGACGGACCCGGCAACGGGCTCGCCACGACACCGACAGTGCGCAGGCCCAGCCCTGCGGCGGCCGCCGCCACCGTACGCACCGCTTCGGCGCGCAGCGCGGGATCACGCACCACGCCGCCGGAACCGACCCGCTCCTTGCCGACCTCGAACTGCGGCTTCACCATGGGCAGCAGGTCGGCGCCTGCCGCGGCGCAGGCCGCGAGCGCGGGCAGCACCAGGCTCAGCGAAATGAACGACAGGTCGCCCACCACCACTTCGACCGGGCCGCCGATGGTTTCGAGTGTCAGACCGCGCACGTTGGTCCGGTCGAAGACCCTGACCCGCTCGTCGTTGCGCAGCCGCCACACCAGCTGGCCGTACCCGACGTCGACCGCGACGACCTCCCGCGCTTCCCGCGCGAGCAGCACGTCGGTGAAGCCGCCGGTCGAGGCGCCCGCGTCCAGGCAGCGCTTGCCCGACACCGACAGCCCTTCCGGCTCGAACCGCTCCAGCGCGCCGAGCAGTTTGTGCGCGCCACGCGAGGCCCAGGAGACCTCGTCGGGCTCCTCGCGGACCAGCAGTGGTGTGCCCGCCTCGACTGCGGTCGCCGGCTTCACCGCGACCGTTCCAGCTATCAGGACGCGGCCCGCGCCGATCAGCTCGACCGCGTGTTCTCGCGATCGCGCCAATCCGCGGCGAACCAGCTCCGCGTCCACCCGTGCGCGTCTGGCCACCTCAGATCTTGTCCACCGTGGCCAAGGCCTGTACCAGCACGTCATGTGCCTGCTCCAGGATGCGAGCGCGACGGGTGATGTCGACTCCGGCCTCCGCGCTCTCGGCCGCGGGCGCGGCCCGGCCGGGGCGGTCGAGTTCGGCGAGCAGACTGTCGACCTCGCCACGGATTCGATCCGGATCGGCGGGCTCCGGACGCCCTTGCGCGCCCGGCAGGTGCTGACCGGGCAAGGGCGCCCCGGGGCGGTGACCTTGCTGACCGGCGGCCGTACCGGGACCGTTCGGACGAGGCATAGGAGTAGTCATCGTGGCGTCAACGCTATCGGATTTCCGAATCCGACGCGCGTACCGTCACAGCTCGTCCCGGGTTGCGCTGGAGCAACTCGCCGAGGTCGGCTTCCGGCTCGGCGGCTACGACCGCGTGGTTGAGGGCGTCGAGGGTGTCTGCGACATAGGTCGGGATCTGCCCGACCGGGGCGTTGCGCAGTTCGTCCAGGGTGCTGACGCCGGTGAGCACCAGCAACGAGTCGAGCCCGACCCGGTTGGCGCCTTCGATATCGGTGTCGAGACGGTCGCCCACCACCAAGGCGCTGCGGGAACCGGCTCGGACGAGAGCGTCCTCGAGCAGCGGCGCATGCGGTTTGCCCGCCACGATCGGCTCCCGATCGGAAGCGGTGCGCAGCGCGGCGACCATCGCACCGTTGCCCGGCGCGAGGCCGCGTTCGTTCGGCAGCGTCCGGTCGGTGTTCGCCGCGACCCAGAGTGCGTCCGCGCGCAGGGCGTAGGCCGCTTCGGCGAGATCCGGCCATGCGGTGTGAGGTGAATGTCCCTGCACCACAGCGGCGGGAGCGTCGCCGTCGAAGCGCCGAATCGCGCGCAGCCCGACCGCGTCCACCTCGGCGGCCAGGTCGTCGGTGCCGACGACGAGCACCCGCGCTCCCCGGCCGAGCCGCTCGGCCAGTAACCGTGCCGCCGCCTGGGCGCTGGTGACCACGTCGTCGGGAGACGCGGGGAAGCCGAGTTCCGACAGATGCACGGCCACGACGTGCGGCCCGCGGCTGGCATTGTTGGTGACGTACACCAGCCGCTGCTCCGCCTGTCCTGCCGCGGCCAGCGCCTCCGGCGCCCCCTCGATCACCTCGTGACCGCGATACAGCGTGCCGTCCAGATCCAGCAGCAGGGCTCGGTAGCGATCTCGTAGCCGCTTCACACCACTCTCACTCCGTGTCACCGATCGGCGCCGTGCCGACTCATAACCGCCGGACCCCTCCGGCAGCACAGCCGCTCGGTGAGGCCGAGACACTCGAACCCTACGCCAGACCACGGACCCGGAAGACGTGGCATCAGACACTCGGATACTGCGGATCGCAGGCGTCACAGCGCACTTTCGCAGAGGAGGGCTGGGGCTTCCTCCCCTCCTCGCACGCCTTCCCCAGAGGTATGACCGCCACCACAACCAGCTCGCGCGGCGAACGCTTCCCCATACTCGAACCAGGCGGTCGGTCGGCCCGCCTCCCGGATCGCCGGAGCCGTGGCATGCGATGGAGCCAAGCAAGATGCGCGGCGCGACTCGTGCGACCGCAGGGCAAGACGAGCATCCGATTTGCCCGCTGCGCCCATCACAGTCTCTCTTGCCGATCGAACTCAGCACCATGGGTCTCAGCACGTCGCACGTCAGAATGAATAGCCTGCCACGGGTGTACGCGGTCACCGCGAAACCGAGACCGTAGGACGCCGGGCGACCTACGGGGCACGACCAACCACTAGGCGCCTACCGCGCCACCGCTACCTCAGAAGGGAAAGCGTCGGCCCGCCTGATGTGAGCGAGTGTGGCCCTACGAGCCGCCCGTTCGTTCCGCCTCGATCTGCTGAGACCGCTCGTCGCAGTGGACGTCGCGGCCGAATGCTCTCTGCATCGCAAGGATCAGATGTTGTTTTCCCCGGTGAGTTCGGCGGCGCGTTCTTCCGCATCCGTTTCGCCGTCCAGATCGGCCGACGCGGCGTTGAGGAACCAGGTGAGGCCCTCGTCCGTGCGGCCGGCGGCGACGAGGGCGTCGGCGTATGCGTAGAAGAGCCGGGCCGCCGCGGAACCGGTCCGGGAGGGATCGAGATCCGAGGTCTGCAAGGTAACGACGGCCTGGTCGTACTGGCCGAGATCCATCCGCGCGCCGGCGACGACGATCCGCAGCTCGGTCGCCTCGTCGCCGCGCAAGGCGCGCGCCTCGTCACTGCGACCGAGTTCGATCGCGCGTTCCGGGCGTCCCAGACCACGCTCACAGTCGGCCATGACGGCCAGCAGCCCGGAGCCGCCGGACATCCGGCGCGCGGTGCGCAGTTCCGACAATGCCTCGGCCCATTCGCCGGCGTGGTAAGCCACCACGCCCGCGGTCTCACGGACGACGGCGATCCGTCCGGCACGCTGCCGCGCGGCCCTGGCGTGCGCGAGAGCCAGGCCCGGGTCGTCGTCGAGCAGGCGCACGGCCATCACCAGGTGACGGGCGACCGTTTCGGCGTTGCCTTTGTCCAAGCTGAGCAGATCACGGCGCACTGCCGTGTCGAGATCGGCGGCCTGCACCTCGTCCGGCAGATCCGGCTCCTCCGGCCGCGGCGGGCGGCGGTCGAGGGCACGGCCCGCACTCTCACGGGCGCCTTCCCCGCCTCGACGGCGATCCTGCGATGCGTCACCGCGTGAAGCGCGATCCTCGCGGTTTTCGCCGCCCCTGCGGGCATCGCGATCCGGTCGAGGGCGCTGGGTCGCGTCATCTCGACGCTGGAAGCCGGAGTCAGCCCGTCGTCCCGCATCACCGCGCTCCGCGGAATCTCCGCGTCGTCCGAACCCGCCGCGCGCGCTCGGTTCACCGCGGCGGGCAGCGTTACGGTCGCCGGAATCCTCACGGCGCCGGTTGAATCCACCGCGCGTCTCGCCACGATCGGACCCACCGCGAGCACCGGAGTCCTCTCTGGATCGGAATCCACCGCGCGTCTCGTCGCGCCGCTCTCCGGCATCGCTCCGGCCCTTGAATCCACTACGATCGCCCGAGCCGCTCCGGCCCGCGGACTCGTCCCGTCGCTGGAACCCGCCGCCCTTGGCCGCGTCGCCGCCACGCCGGAAACCACCGGTGTCACCACTCCGGTCGCCGGACTCAGAGCGCTTGAAACCACCCCGGTCGCCGGAACCACGACGCTCGCCGAAGCCACCGCGCTGGCCGGAACCCGCGTTGTCACCACGACGGTTGAACCCGCCGGAACTTTCGCGCCGCTGGTGACCACCCCGGTCGGATGAACTGTCCCGTCGGCTCTGTCCGCCCGATTCCCCGCGGCGGGTGAAGCCCCCGCCTTCCCCGGAGTCGGCGCGGCGCTGAAATCCCCCGCCGCGTTTGGCCGAGTCCTGGTTGTCGCCGCGCCGACCGGACCCGGGATCGGGAGCGCCGCGCCGGAAGGGCTTCCGATCGTCGTTTTGTTCCGGCACGGTGCTGCCTTTCTTGGTGTCGCGAAGAGAGGTTGTACCCACAGATTCAATCACGCGCCCGCGGTGGGGAGCGGGCGCGGCAAGGTTCGTCGGAGCTCTGTCAGATGCTCAAACGCAGATAGGGGACCCAGATTCTGGGTCCCCTATCTCGAAGGATGTTCCGGCGGTGTCCTACTCTCCCACACCCTGTCGAGTGCAGTACCATCGGCGCTGGCAGGCTTAGCTTCCGGGTTCGGAATGGGACCGGGCGTTTCCCTACCGCTATGGCCGCCGTAACTCTATGAAACTATCCACACACCCCCGCGCGCTCCCACCCACCAACCCCACCCCGGTAAAGAAGGGGGGTTCATGGGAAAAAGCCGGGGTATCTGTGTGTTGTTTCAGATACCGCACAGTGGACGCGTAGCAACCTTTGTCAGTAAGTCCTCGGCCGATTAGTACCGGTCACCTCCACACGTTACCGTGCTTCCAGTTCCGGCCTATCAACCCCATGGTCTATAGGGGGCCTTAACCACTCGAAGGTGGTGAGAAACCTCATCTTGGAACAGGCTTCCCGCTTAGATGCTTTCAGCGGTTATCCCTTCCGAACGTAGCCAACCAGCAGTGCCCTTGGCAGGACAACTGGCACACCAGAGGTTCGTCCGTCCCGGTCCTCTCGTACTAGGGACAGCCTTCCTCAAGTTTCTGACGCGCGCGGCGGATAGAGACCGAACTGTCTCACGACGTTCTAAACCCA
Encoded here:
- the recN gene encoding DNA repair protein RecN; translated protein: MLTEIRIDGLGVISKATAQFHAGLTCLTGETGAGKTMVVTSLHLLSGARADAGRVRLGASRAVVEGRFTVDDVNEAARAEVAQVLEAAAAEQDDDGSVIAIRTVGSDGRSRAHLGGRGVPASVLADFTAPLLTVHGQNDQLRLQRPELQLSALDRFAGDTVSALLRKYQVLRRSWLDARTELLERTARSRELALEADRLKHSLNEIDAVAPEPGEDVRIVDEVRRLSDLDSLRDAAATAHGALAGAADAPEDGSGALEALGAARARIEAADDPALVALAPRLADAIAVVVDVTTELSGYLSDLPSDPGALDSLLTRQAELKTLTRKYAPDIDGVLAWAQEARSRLGSLDVSEEALAKLAAEVETAADRVREAAKKLSAARAKAAGKLAAAVSAELGGLAMGKARLEVEVRPLPASAQDSAPLTIDGRELHAGTTGVDEAEFRLSAHSGAQSLPLSKSASGGELSRVMLALEVVLAGSDHGATMVFDEVDAGVGGRAAVEIGRRLARLARTHQVIVVTHLPQVAAFADTHLVVDKSDDGKGAVNSGVRALTNDERVIELARMLAGLDDTETGRAHAEELLATARAEKAGAEAATR
- a CDS encoding NAD kinase, producing MNAPGRRHGREILLVSHPGRAEIIETAHRVAKIFADAGICLRVLADEADSTRFAAEPGGYPVCVVEHSPQAAVGCEMVLALGGDGTFLRAAELARPATVPVLGINLGRIGFLTEAEAEHLDDALAQVVRRDYTIEHRMTIDVTVRVDDEITDSGWALNEASIENASRMGVLEVVLEVDGRPVSAFGCDGILIATPTGSTAYAFSAGGPVVWPELEALLVIPSNAHALFARPLVTSPDSRIAVESVATGHDAIVFLDGRRTLALPSGGRVEAFRGAEPVRWVRLDSAPFADRMVRKFQLPVTGWRGRRRTESTSADRDQD
- a CDS encoding HAD-IIA family hydrolase, which encodes MKRLRDRYRALLLDLDGTLYRGHEVIEGAPEALAAAGQAEQRLVYVTNNASRGPHVVAVHLSELGFPASPDDVVTSAQAAARLLAERLGRGARVLVVGTDDLAAEVDAVGLRAIRRFDGDAPAAVVQGHSPHTAWPDLAEAAYALRADALWVAANTDRTLPNERGLAPGNGAMVAALRTASDREPIVAGKPHAPLLEDALVRAGSRSALVVGDRLDTDIEGANRVGLDSLLVLTGVSTLDELRNAPVGQIPTYVADTLDALNHAVVAAEPEADLGELLQRNPGRAVTVRASDSEIR
- a CDS encoding TlyA family RNA methyltransferase, whose translation is MARRARVDAELVRRGLARSREHAVELIGAGRVLIAGTVAVKPATAVEAGTPLLVREEPDEVSWASRGAHKLLGALERFEPEGLSVSGKRCLDAGASTGGFTDVLLAREAREVVAVDVGYGQLVWRLRNDERVRVFDRTNVRGLTLETIGGPVEVVVGDLSFISLSLVLPALAACAAAGADLLPMVKPQFEVGKERVGSGGVVRDPALRAEAVRTVAAAAAGLGLRTVGVVASPLPGPSGNVEYFLWLRKDGPVEFDGEQVAALVERAVEEGPQ